A window of the Lactuca sativa cultivar Salinas chromosome 7, Lsat_Salinas_v11, whole genome shotgun sequence genome harbors these coding sequences:
- the LOC111881551 gene encoding myb family transcription factor IPN2: protein MFHSKKAAAASTTAMNSLHHNHHQHHERSNMCGVGANNHNTAGAGTIQGDSGLVLTTDPKPRLRWTVELHERFVDAVAQLGGPDKATPKTIMRVMGVKGLTLYHLKSHLQKFRLGKQPHKEFNDHSIKDSERASALELQRNSTASSSGMMGRSMNEMQIEVQRRLHEQLEVQRHLQLRIEAQGKYMQTILEKACQTLAGDQSMATAAGYNNGNKVVGGMGMNMNMSMSMNISASSSSTSHLDQAAAGHRGGVMLLPGDHVPSAIKDFGSLNFPSFQDLNLYGTSQSPSPPAVAAAGTAAARKSPLVWSDDELHLQDDHHRQTEHHHIGVLSSNTSEAGDGCDLDSTIPSHIYETKPLTLASSHNIDHHHHHHLGLGSVDHQKKMDRTSPRRPPLSSNSSMDNMRATLSTATNNSTSNMSPQGRSSSFS, encoded by the exons ATGTTCCATTCAAAGAAAGCAGCAGCCGCTTCGACTACTGCTATGAATTCACTTCACCAtaatcatcatcaacatcatgaAAGGTCAAACATGTGCGGGGTTGGTGCTAATAACCATAATACTGCTGGTGCTGGTACCATACAAGGCGACTCGGGCCTTGTGCTTACCACAGATCCCAAACCACGACTCAGGTGGACAGTGGAACTCCATGAGCGCTTTGTTGATGCTGTCGCTCAGCTTGGTGGCCCTGACA AGGCAACGCCGAAGACAATCATGAGAGTCATGGGTGTAAAGGGTCTCACTCTTTATCATCTTAAGAGCCATCTTCAG AAATTCAGGCTAGGAAAGCAGCCTCACAAGGAATTTAATGATCACTCCATAAAAGACAGCGAAAGAG CTTCGGCGTTAGAACTTCAAAGAAATAGTACCGCATCCTCTTCTGGAATGATGGGCCGAAGTATGAATGA GATGCAGATTGAGGTACAGAGAAGACTTCATGAACAACTGGAG GTACAACGGCATCTGCAGTTAAGAATAGAGGCGCAAGGAAAATACATGCAGACAATACTGGAGAAAGCTTGTCAAACCCTAGCTGGAGATCAAAGCATGGCTACTGCTGCAGGTTATAATAATGGTAACAAGGTGGTTGGAGGCATgggaatgaatatgaatatgagtATGAGTATGAATATCAGTGCAAGCAGTAGCAGTACTAGTCATCTTGATCAAGCAGCAGCAGGCCATAGAGGGGGAGTGATGCTGCTTCCAGGAGATCACGTGCCATCGGCTATCAAGGACTTTGGGTCCCTCAACTTTCCATCGTTCCAAGATCTCAACCTCTATGGCACTTCACAATCTCCATCACCGCCAGccgtagcagcagcag GTACTGCTGCGGCGAGAAAGAGCCCCTTAGTCTGGTCGGATGATGAACTCCACCTCCAAGACGATCATCATCGCCAAACTGAGCATCATCATATTGGGGTACTATCTAGCAACACCTCTGAAGCAGGAGATGGGTGTGATCTTGATTCTACTATCCCCAGCCATATTTATGAAACAAAGCCTTTAACGTTAGCAAGCAGTCATAATATcgatcatcatcaccatcatcatcttgGTTTAGGGTCGGTAGATCATCAGAAGAAAATGGATAGAACATCACCAAGAAGACCACCACTGTCATCCAATAGTTCTATGGATAACATGAGGGCCACCCTCTCTACTGCTACTAATAACAGCACTTCCAATATGTCTCCACAAGGAAGAAGCTCTTCGTTCAGCTAG